The DNA window TAAATTCTTGACGATTCCACATTTCCGATAATTCCTTTTGGTAAAAGCCAGCCCATTCTTTGACAAGTCGTTGAGCTCTATCCGGCAAATCCCCTTCAATCATCTCTAATGATTCGATAGCAAAAACAGCATTGAACTCCCCGTAAATCGCATGAAAGTGAGGGATTCCGTGTTCGCTTTGACTGAAGTACATCTTGATTATGATGCCGTAAAATCTGGCTATAACCGGCATAGGTTTATCCTCCTCTTGGCCACTCAATTAGAAATCGATCAGGCTCGGATAGCAGAAATGTCCGATCGAACTCGCTCGCTTGTAGTTCTTTGTGATTCTGCTCTGGTTCACTTCCTTCAACATTCGGCATTTCAACATTAAGTTAATTATTCTTGCTCATCCCCCAGTATCAGGATCTTTCCCTCTGCCAAGTTACCTCCTTCTCATTAAGGGGTTTTATCCGGGCAAAATGATTGTGGCCTTTCAGATAAACCAGTCCAGCCTTTTATTGCTTAATCCAGTATCCCCAAAATTTACGACTACTCCTAAACTCAATCTTGTTTTCGGACTTTAATCGCTTTAGCCAGCGTTCCAATGTCTTAAGAGGCAATTTCAAAGTCTTAAAAATTTCAGGTGCCGGTAGGACTGGATTTTTTGCTATAAGCTTCAGCAAACCAATGCAAATGGTTTCCCAGGAATGGCGCCCAATAAGAATTCGTTTTTTTTGTTTGAAAATTCCTTCTAAAAAAAATCACCTCCCTCATAAGAAATGGGAACTTTTATTCTTCCATTAGATCTCTTTAGAATTCAAGGATTACATAATCTATTGATTCCTCAATAAAACTTGTTATAATCTTATATAAAAAATATTGACAAAAGCAACCAAAAAGTACTCCTAAAAGGAAGAACCCTGGTAAGTTTCTTTATTTACTTGACAAAAAAGAAAGGACTTTAGAAAGGAATGGAGAAAGATATTAGCCTATGATGGGAAATGGGGGGTTTCTCTGAAGTGTTTCATGGAATATCCGAAACAGCTTATTCTGCCATATCTCACCTGCTTCCCCCTCAGTTCAAAAAAAGTCGAAAGCTTGGCATTCAAAACCGGGCCGGGCCACATAAACCGATTGAATAATCAAAACCCCGGAGTGTTCCGGGGTTTTGATTAAGGTATTTAACTTAAAACACAAACCGGAACTGCACCCCGCCCAACCACTCTTTGCCTAATTCGGTTTTGGCGGC is part of the Deltaproteobacteria bacterium genome and encodes:
- a CDS encoding DUF4160 domain-containing protein; amino-acid sequence: MPVIARFYGIIIKMYFSQSEHGIPHFHAIYGEFNAVFAIESLEMIEGDLPDRAQRLVKEWAGFYQKELSEMWNRQEFRQLPGLE